The Miscanthus floridulus cultivar M001 chromosome 17, ASM1932011v1, whole genome shotgun sequence genome has a window encoding:
- the LOC136518459 gene encoding uncharacterized protein produces MVWKSWGAAPPPPLLRIALLLLAAAAPLCSGAGDVVLSFSATPRRVSRSTSAAFAFRVLRATGGPCADCLVTCQLDGEPASPCGGSGGSNRTTAAASYAGLKDGNHTFTACARTTSPSNSSSSPTCDTYAWDVDTVPPTASVSAGPAFTSAASTVSALVSFSEPCPGRGGFVCNATYCNLIVYGSGSVDPSTLQVLSPGLRYSVAVAISPDAQYGRLILVMGRGFCTDAAGHPFTRTPNSSFTLHFDRRSDSMNITATVPEKMLQIQGVTRLVQATNDDNNLRMYLSFAQPVLNSSEQILSALTATDAVLTPTNRSTLGNRRFGYVVNKMSDTAIVTVACDTSSIISRQGTPVVSAEPFTFLYDTQRPWVKLGTSTWRTSSRDISVLIKFAKPVFNLSSSAVQVSGGNVLRFHEASKSIYTLQIQAVDKLVSVQVAENAAQDVAGNPNLASDRLQVRHYSVPASSSWIAAITTVIFLTTAAVATLLTVSTSSLVASGAISRPSAYMISEPSRNVLRMACHIQIFALSRWLSVNLPIEYYEFAKGIEWSIPYMRLPWEGPAADPFLGYSTMPAIAYSELLGRSAVGTENISYPRAQGQPMMPTQIIPSDPVFPTEIPEDRKPTPPMQTPRDATPVMPVQTPLPLDGMPLTAMEYRSFFENPDMKPEAQIIMKLQDLDGWTYFSRNMIWLGVIGGGLILLHLLTLLYFKLRYRDGEQRQHCYGALVLPRLEIMVVVLAMPCVAQAAAALIRGGTTYGLVVGIVLTTVLTSFLVGLLLFLSLGITMGRLLQYKEVHQEAQEYDHWYQELVRRTLGPGKRGQWTWKDPRRAACLLKLGPLFEDLRGPPKHMLTRIATRGGGGGKRRLAGGGPERMIASEDENDDSEAPFIQKLFGMLRIYFTLLESVKRVAVGIVAGAHASSGRSSRAHAVAVLSVASFQLFFMLLKKPFIKKRVQLVEILSVASEVAVFAACLALIDRTAASGGGWLPDGEARGVGLAMLGAFVLGFAAQVCNEWNALYRQARLLSADRSSFLDGAKTACLGLLLLVLPSSVLGERVAVNHQQDPPPPDGGGAAESVSASTAADGGRGGIGSEGSRGSRSSNNERWWLRQLREMAKASFSKEGNAVPGGGGGEEASTSGSKARSGEWKSKSKSLYNDLEAIFSNTSR; encoded by the exons ATGGTGTGGAAGAGCTGGggcgctgcgccgccgccgccgctgctgcgcaTTGCTCTGCTGCTTCTCGCTGCTGCGGCGCCGCTCTGCTCCGGCGCCGGCGACGTCGTCCTCAGTTTCTCAGCCACCCCGCGCCGCGTCTCCAGGTCCACGTCCGCCGCCTTCGCCTTCCGGGTCCTGCGCGCCACCGGAGGGCCTTGCGCTGACTGCCTCGTCACCTGCCAG TTGGACGGCGAGCCGGCGTCGCCCTGCGGCGGATCCGGCGGGAGCAaccggacgacggcggcggcgagctacGCGGGGCTCAAGGACGGGAACCACACCTTCACGGCGTGCGCGAGAACCACGTCACCTTCGAATTCATCGTCCAGCCCCACCTGCGACACCTACGCTTGGGATGTTG ACACTGTGCCACCAACGGCGTCCGTGTCGGCGGGGCCGGcgttcacgagcgcggcctccaCCGTGTCGGCGCTCGTCTCCTTCTCCGAGCCATGCCCCGGCCGCGGTGGATTTGTCTGCAACGCCACCTACTGCAAT CTCATCGTGTACGGCTCCGGCAGCGTGGACCCGTCGACGCTCCAGGTGCTCAGCCCCGGCCTGCGCTACTCCGTCGCCGTCGCCATCTCGCCGGACGCGCAGTACGGCCGCCTCATCCTCGTCATGGGCAGGGGCTTCTGCACGGACGCCGCCGGACACCCGTTCACCAGGACGCCCAACTCCAGCTTCACCCTGCACTTCG ATCGAAGGAGTGACTCCATGAACATCACCGCCACCGTTCCCGAGAAGATGCTCCAGATACAGGGCGTCACCAGGCTGGTTCAGGCCACCAACGATGACAACAACTTAAGGATGTACCTCTCCTTCGCTCAACCGGTGCTCAACTCGTCCGAGCAGATCCTGAGTGCCCTTACGGCGACCGACGCCGTGCTGACGCCCACCAACAGAAGCACCCTCGGCAATCGCCGCTTCGGCTATGTT GTAAACAAGATGTCTGACACCGCCATTGTGACTGTTGCCTGCGACACAAGCTCTATTATCAGCAGGCAAGGGACTCCGGTGGTTTCAGCAGAGCCATTCACGTTTCTTTATG ACACACAGAGACCTTGGGTTAAACTCGGCACATCGACTTGGAGGACCAGCTCTCGTGACATCTCGGTCCTGATCAAGTTTGCAAAGCCTGTGTTCAACCTCAGCTCCTCGGCAGTGCAGGTGTCTGGGGGCAATGTGTTGAG ATTCCATGAAGCCAGTAAGAGCATATACACGCTGCAGATACAGGCAGTCGATAAGCTGGTATCGGTTCAGGTTGCTGAGAACGCAGCCCAGGACGTGGCCGGGAACCCCAACCTAGCATCAGACCGTCTTCAAGTGAGGCACT ATTCTGTGCCCGCGTCATCGTCTTGGATCGCGGCAATCACCACTGTCATATTTCTGACAACTGCTGCTGTTGCCACGCTCCTCACCGTCTCGACTTCGTCTCTCGTCGCTTCCGGAGCTATCTCGAGGCCCTCTGCCTACATGATCTCAGAGCCATCAAGAAATGTCCTG AGGATGGCGTGCCACATCCAAATCTTTGCTCTGTCAAGATGGCTGTCAGTGAACCTGCCAATCGAGTACTACGAGTTTGCAAAGGGGATAGAGTGGAGCATCCCATACATGCGTCTTCCATGGGAAGGCCCTGCCGCAGATCCATTCCTGGGATACTCCACAATGCCCGCAATTGCATACTCGGAGCTGCTCGGCAGGAGCGCCGTTGGCACTGAAAACATCTCCTATCCTCGAGCACAAGGTCAGCCGATGATGCCGACGCAGATCATCCCGTCAGACCCGGTATTCCCAACGGAGATCCCTGAAGATCGGAAACCCACACCGCCGATGCAAACTCCCAGAGACGCCACGCCGGTGATGCCAGTGCAGACCCCGTTGCCGCTGGACGGGATGCCGCTGACTGCAATGGAGTACCGTTCTTTCTTCGAG AACCCAGACATGAAGCCTGAGGCACAGATCATCATGAAGCTACAAGATTTGGATGG GTGGACGTACTTCAGCAGAAACATGATCTGGCTGGGTGTCATCGGCGGCGGCCTCATCCTCCTGCACCTTCTCACCCTCCTCTACTTCAAGCTGAGGTACAGAGACGGGGAGCAGCGGCAGCATTGCTACGGCGCCCTGGTTCTCCCCAGGCTGGAGATCATGGTCGTCGTCCTGGCGATGCCGTGCGTCGCccaagcggcggcggcgctcatcAGGGGCGGGACCACATACGGCCTGGTGGTAGGGATCGTGCTCACCACCGTCCTGACGTCGTTCCTGGTGGGCCTGCTGCTGTTCCTGTCGCTGGGCATCACCATGGGCAGGCTGCTGCAGTACAAGGAGGTGCACCAGGAGGCGCAGGAGTACGACCACTGGTACCAGGAGCTGGTCCGCCGCACGCTGGGCCCTGGCAAGCGCGGGCAGTGGACGTGGAAggacccgcgccgcgccgcctgcCTGCTCAAGCTCGGCCCGCTCTTCGAGGACCTGCGCGGCCCGCCCAAGCACATGCTGACGCGGATCGCCacgcgcggcggcggaggcggcaagCGCCGCCTTGCAGGCGGTGGACCAGAGCGGATGATTGCGTCGGAGGACGAGAACGATGACTCGGAGGCGCCCTTCATCCAGAAGCTCTTCGGCATGCTCCGCATCTACTTCACACTGCTGGAGTCGGTGAAGCGCGTGGCGGTGGGCATCGTGGCCGGCGCGCACGCGTCGTCGGGGCGGTCGTCGCGCGCGCACGCCGTGGCGGTGCTGTCCGTCGCCTCGTTCCAGCTCTTCTTCATGCTGCTCAAGAAGCCCTTCATCAAGAAGCGGGTGCAGCTGGTGGAGATCCTGTCGGTGGCCAGCGAGGTGGCCGTGTTCGCGGCGTGCCTTGCGCTGATCGACAGGACGGCTGCCAGCGGCGGCGGGTGGCTGCccgacggcgaggcgcgcggcgtGGGGCTGGCGATGCTGGGCGCCTTCGTGTTGGGGTTCGCGGCGCAGGTGTGCAACGAGTGGAACGCGCTGTACCGGCAGGCGCGGCTGCTGAGCGCCGACCGGAGCTCGTTCCTGGATGGCGCCAAGACGGCGTGCCTGggcctgctgctgctcgtgcTGCCGTCGTCGGTCCTCGGCGAGCGGGTGGCGGTGAATCACCAGCAGGATCCGCCACCTCCGGATGGCGGTGGAGCCGCGGAGAGCGTGTCGGCGTCGACGGCGGCCGACGGGGGCAGGGGCGGGATTGGGAGCGAGGGTTCCCGGGGCTCGAGGAGCTCCAATAACGAGCGGTGGTGGCTTCGGCAGCTGCGGGAGATGGCGAAGGCCAGCTTCAGCAAGGAGGGCAATGCGGTcccgggcggcggcggaggggaggAGGCGTCGACCAGCGGCAGCAAGGCGAGGAGTGGGGAGTGGAAGTCCAAGTCCAAGAGCCTCTACAACGATCTcgaggccatcttctccaacaCCAGCAGGTGA